The proteins below come from a single Vitis vinifera cultivar Pinot Noir 40024 chromosome 9, ASM3070453v1 genomic window:
- the LOC100241235 gene encoding disease resistance protein SUMM2-like: MGNICSISLPADRIVSSFWDGTTEHANYLRKLPENLVELGTACERLRELRNDVKRMVDIAEREQMQPLDQVQGWLSRVETLETQVTQLIGDGTEEVEKKCLGGCCPRRCRTRYKLGKRVARKLKEVDILMSQRPSDVMAERLPSPRLSERPSQATVGMNSRIGKVWSSLHQEQVGIIGLYGLGGVGKTTLLTQINNAFTKRTHDFDFVIWATVSKNVNLENIQDDIWKKIGFCDDKWKNKSRDEKATSIWRVLSEKRFVLLLDDLWERLDLSDVGVPFQNKKNKIVFTTRSEEVCAQMEADKKIKVECLTWTESWELFRMKLGEDTLDFHPEIPELAQAVAQECCGLPLVLTTMGRAMACKKTPEEWKYAIKVLRSSASKFPGMGDRVFPLLKYSYDCLPTEVSRSCFLYCSLYPEDYQMPKLSLINRWICEGFLDEFDDMEGAKNQGYNIIGTLIHACLLEEGDVDYKVKLHDVIRDMALWIGCETGKEQDKFLVKAGSTLTEAPEVAEWMGPKRISLMDNQIEELTGSPKCPNLSTLFLADNSLKMISDTFFQFMPSLRVLDLSKNSITELPRGISNLVSLQYLNLSQTNIKELPIELKNLDKLKCLVLVDMPQLSSIPEQLISSLSMLQVIDMFNSGISERTVLKDGILSDDNEALVQELESLKYLHGLGVSVKSASAFKRLLSSYKLRICISGLCLKNFNGSSSLNLTSLSNAKCLSSLYISKCGSLEDLEIDWAGEGKETVESNYLNSKVSSHNSFHSLVWLGIERCSRLKDLTWLVFVPNLKVLTIIDCDQMQEVIGTGKCGESAENGENLSPFVKLQVLELDDLPQLKSIFWKALPFIYLNTIHVRNCPLLKKLPLSANSAKGNRIVIAGHNKWWNEVEWEDEATQNVFLPCFVPVRE; the protein is encoded by the coding sequence ATGGGCAACATTTGCTCGATTTCACTCCCTGCTGACCGCATTGTCTCTAGCTTCTGGGATGGCACTACTGAGCATGCAAATTACCTGCGCAAACTCCCTGAAAATCTGGTAGAATTGGGAACCGCTTGTGAAAGATTGAGGGAGTTAAGGAACGATGTGAAGAGGATGGTGGATATTGCTGAGAGGGAACAAATGCAGCCGCTGGACCAAGTACAAGGGTGGCTTTCAAGGGTTGAAACACTGGAAACTCAAGTCACTCAACTGATTGGAGATGGCACCGAGGAGGTTGAGAAGAAATGTCTGGGTGGTTGCTGTCCTAGGCGTTGCAGGACCAGATACAAGTTGGGGAAGAGAGTAGCTAGAAAGTTGAAAGAAGTTGACATTCTAATGAGCCAAAGACCTTCGGATGTGATGGCTGAGAGGTTACCTTCACCTCGCCTAAGTGAAAGGCCTAGTCAAGCAACTGTCGGCATGAATTCCAGAATTGGTAAGGTTTGGAGTAGCCTTCATCAAGAACAAGTGGGAATTATCGGCCTATATGGATTAGGAGGAGTTGGGAAAACCACCCTTTTAACCCAAATCAATAATGCTTTTACTAAAAGAACccatgattttgattttgtgatCTGGGCTACAGTTTCCAAAAATGTAAACCTTGAAAACATTCAGGACGACATCTGGAAGAAGATAGGGTTTTGTGATGataaatggaaaaacaaaagtCGAGATGAGAAAGCTACGAGCATATGGAGAGTCCTGAGCGAAAAGAGGTTTGTGCTGTTGCTAGATGATTTATGGGAGCGGTTGGATTTATCAGACGTCGGGGTCCCAttccaaaataagaaaaataagatagTATTCACCACTCGATCAGAAGAGGTGTGCGCTCAAATGGAAGCTGATAAGAAGATCAAAGTGGAATGCCTAACATGGACAGAATCCTGGGAATTGTTTCGAATGAAGCTTGGAGAAGACACTCTCGATTTCCATCCTGAGATACCAGAGCTCGCTCAAGCCGTCGCACAAGAGTGTTGCGGTTTGCCACTTGTGCTAACTACCATGGGCAGGGCCATGGCTTGTAAGAAGACACCGGAGGAATGGAAGTATGCAATAAAAGTGTTACGAAGCTCTGCCTCAAAATTTCCAGGTATGGGGGACAGAGTGTTTCCTCTTTTAAAATACAGTTATGATTGCTTACCCACCGAAGTTTCCAGATCTTGCTTCTTGTATTGTTCTCTATATCCGGAAGATTATCAAATGCCAAAATTAAGTTTGATAAACCGTTGGATTTGTGAAGGCTTTTTAGATGAATTTGATGACATGGAGGGAGCAAAAAACCAGGGTTACAACATTATTGGCACTCTGATTCATGCATGTCTATTAGAAGAAGGTGATGTTGATTATAAAGTAAAACTGCATGATGTAATCCGTGATATGGCATTGTGGATAGGTTGTGAAACTGGGAAGGAGCAGGACAAGTTCTTGGTGAAGGCCGGCAGTACGTTAACTGAAGCTCCTGAAGTTGCTGAATGGATGGGGCCAAAAAGGATTTCACTGATGGATAACCAAATTGAGGAACTAACAGGGTCTCCTAAGTGCCCCAATCTCTCAACTTTGTTTCTTGCGGATAATAGTTTGAAGATGATCTCTGATACTTTCTTCCAGTTTATGCCAAGTCTAAGAGTTTTAGACTTGTCAAAAAATAGCATAACTGAATTACCCAGGGGAATCTCTAATTTGGTTTCATTACAGTATCTCAACCTATCACAAACTAACATAAAAGAGTTGCCAATTGAGTTGAAGAACCTGGATAAATTGAAATGCTTGGTGTTGGTTGACATGCCTCAACTTTCTTCAATTCCAGAGCAGTTAATATCAAGTCTTTCAATGTTGCAAGTTATTGATATGTTCAACTCTGGAATTTCTGAAAGAACAGTACTCAAAGATGGTATTTTGTCTGATGATAATGAAGCCTTGGTTCAGGAATTGGAGTCCTTAAAGTACTTGCATGGTTTAGGCGTCAGTGTAAAAAGTGCCTCTGCTTTCAAAAGGCTTCTAAGCTCTTACAAGCTAAGAATCTGCATTTCCGGTCTATGCCTCAAGAATTTCAATGGTTCAAGCTCTCTCAATTTAACATCTCTCAGCAATGCAAAGTGTCTTTCTAGCCTCTATATCTCAAAATGTGGCTCGTTGGAAGATTTGGAGATAGATTGGGCTGGGGAAGGAAAGGAAACAGTGGAATCTAATTACCTTAACTCAAAGGTCAGTTCCCACAACAGTTTCCACAGCCTTGTGTGGCTAGGAATCGAAAGGTGTTCGAGATTGAAGGATCTAACATGGCTTGTTTTTGTTCCTAACCTTAAAGTGCTTACAATAATTGATTGTGATCAAATGCAAGAAGTAATAGGTACCGGTAAATGTGGTGAATCTGCAGAGAATGGAGAAAACCTGAGTCCATTTGTCAAACTCCAAGTACTTGAGTTAGATGATCTACCACAATTGAAGAGCATATTTTGGAAAGCCCTGCCATTTATCTACTTAAATACAATCCATGTACGTAATTGTCCACTTCTAAAGAAGCTGCCACTCAGCGCCAACAGTGCCAAGGGAAATCGAATTGTCATTGCAGGACACAACAAGTGGTGGAATGAAGTAGAGTGGGAGGATGAGGCTACccaaaatgtttttcttccatGTTTCGTACCTGTTAGAGAATAA